The genomic region GAAGCCAGCGCTGCCACCGTCTGCCcagacgaggatgaggaagaggacaaTAATCTGGATGACGAGGTAGAGGATAGGACCGCCGTATTGAAGGATACCGCCGGGGTAAGAGGCCAGGGCATCACCATCGCAGGCTGTAGAGAACAGGTTCATGGCGAGGAACAGCGCACGAGTGAGCGATATGATCGGTGCCAACACTGCCAGAGCAAAGTGGACAATGATCAACAGCTTGTCGACCTGTTGAACCGGTGCATAAGTAATAACCGACATGTAACCAAACAGGTAGACAATGAACATCACGAGCTGGCCAGCGGCGGTAAAGGCGTAGGCTGACAGCTGGCTGGCGCTGAAGAGCGAGATATTGTATGCCAACAGAGTCGAAGCCAGACCATACAGAATGAAGATCAGGAACACATAGCCAAGGTGATACCAAAGGCTATTGGCGAGAGCTGCCCACAAGATGATGCTCAGGACGGTGCcagcgatgacgatgataAAGTCGAAACCGGTGTAGGCGAGCCACAAGGGAAGAGGTCTAACACCGTTGGAGTACTGAAGGCCGCGGACGTTTCTTCGTCTCTCAAGATTCGGATAAAGGGCAAAGAAGCCAGGGTAGGCGCACAAAGCCAAGCCGACATACACCAAGACTTGAAGAGAGTTTCCGGTGCTGGGAGTGAAAGGGCGGTCGAAGACGGTGTAGGAAGAGGCAATGCTCGAGTTGGTCAGCAGCATGTTCATGATCCATTGGCCAAACCAGGCGTTGATCACCTCAGGACCGTTACCCTTGTATGCgagagttggaggagtgTTGTCGTCACCAAGCCAGATAGCGGTAGGGGTGATATTCTTGCGGAACTGAAGCACCGCATTGTTGAACTCATCAAGAGTGTCAACCAAGGTAATGTTGTTGAAAAGATCCATCGGGTTGTTTTGTCTCTTGACAATGATACCATCGCTGCTTCCAGTGCTGCCATTaccttccaagccctgtGACGCCATAAAGATTGGGGCCAACAGATTGATCAACGTAGACTGCGAGAACTTGTCCGAAGGCCCAGCAACCATCCAAAAGTCAAAGTCACTGCCAAAGATATTCACAGCCTCCTGGCGAGACGACAGCTCGTCCGCGCTGCACCCAGCAGGCTCTTGACCCTTCACAAACAACATAACCAACCCAGCCGCAGCAACCGGAATGATAAAAGCAGCAATCGAAGGGAACCAATTCCCTTTGAAAACCGTGCACCTCTTCAAAAACAACACCCAAGTCTGCTTCAAGAACCCAATCGGcttcccatccatcaacTCCAACCCGTTACCCTTCACAGGTGTCTTGACATCACCAACCGGCACAGTCTCCGActtctcatcctccgtcGAGCTCAAGACACCCCTATTCTCAATCGGCACCCCACCGCCCTCAGCCTGAACCTCCTCCGCAAGCTGCAAAAACACATCCTCAATCGTGGGCCCAGAAAACCGATAATCCGTAATCCCTGCCGCTTCGAGCTCCTTGATCGTCTTGGCCGCCAAAGCCGAAGTAGCCGCGACATAAGCCGCCTCTTCCTGGGTGGCCTTCTTGGTaacaccctccacctccggaAGCAGCGGGatgagcttgttgttgttgatatgAATCCTGTAGCCGCCACCCTTGCGATCCTTGAGCTCAACCGATGTGCCACTTGCGCGGAGGTTGCCCTTGGACATGACAGCGATGTAATCAGCCAGCAAATCAGCTTCATCCAAGAAATGCGTCGTCAGAATCATGGTGCGCCTTCCACGCTCGGCAAGGAGAATATCCCATATTTTCCTGCGAGACAGAGGGTCCAAACCGGAAGAGACTTCATCCACGCAGCAGACGGCGCTGCCACCAGTAAGCATCATTCCGAGTTGCAACTTGCGTTTCTGACCACCGGACAGAGTTTTTGACTGGGCCTTGATCTTTTGTTCGAGATCGACTCCGATGACAAGCTGGCGAATTTCTTCCTTGGAGGCGTGGTTCTTGGGCGACTTGAGCCGGTTGAAGATGCGGATGTGTTCCTCGACAGTGAGCTCATCCCAGAGCACGTTCTTCTGAGGAGCGATACCGAGACCGCCGGTGCCGTCAATGATGATCTTTCCGCTGGTGGCCTTGTTGATACCAGCGATGGTGTCGAGGGTCGTAGACTTGCCACTGCCGTTGGCGCCGAGAAGGGCGACGATCTGGCCGCGACTGACCGAGAGGGAGAGCTTGTTGACTGCGACGACTGGcggcttgggcttggagatGAACGAGAACAGGCGTCGCAGAGGGCCGGGGTTGTAGACCTTGGTGAACTCTTCCAGCTGAACCGCGCAGTCGGGACCGAGATCGCCCCTGTTCTTGTCTCCAATGACGATGTTCCTCCCACTCGAAGAGGTACCATGAAGCCATCTTTCCACCATGGCGCCCAGAAAAGGGTAAACGATGATCTGAACCGCGAGAAAGATAAACAGCACAATACCGGGAACATTCCAGGGACTATCCGGCGCCGTCTTCAGCAAATCCGTCGAAATCTGCTTCTCCTGAAACCTCGCCATCAGCGTGATAAAGTAAGTAAAGTTGCAAGGCGCAAacagcaagctcaaggcaACCACCGGCCCCGTCCCCGGCCTGGTGATAACCTGAGCAATAACTGCCAGCAAAATCGCCATAATCGTCACCGACACTCCGCTCAACTGCGACTTCTTGAAGAAACTCGCTCCCAGCACCGAAAACGACGCCAGTGCCAACCCCGacaggatgaagaagaacaacacaACCAAAATGCTCGTGTTGCtaaacacccccctccctaaAATGATACAACTGATGACCCACCCCGGCAAATACAGCAGCGAAAACGCAACATGGTACGAGAAGATCCTCGCCGCCTGCGCCTGCCACCTTCTGGGGGTAGCCATCATCGCCTCCACAAGTGTACTCATccccgtctccctctccGTCGCAATAAAACCCGTCATCTGATACACCACCCCGATCAACGCAGCAATAAACGTCACCCCCAAAAAGTTGATAATAGCGCTCTGGTAAAACACCCTaatcctctccgccctctcctccgtcgTCTGGCTGGTAAACTGATactcctccacatcctcagGCAACTCATTCCCCCGACCAGAGTCCCCCCTAGAAATAACCTCATCCACCGCCCGCTGAAGCGGCAGCATGTAAATCTGCCCATCATTCCTATCACTCTCAGCATTGATCCTAAATTGCCCCAGCGCACTGTCAAGACTGATGGTGTAATTCCACAGCCCgttcccatccccctcctccggaCTCCCCTTGAAGCTCACAGCCGCGAAACACTCCGTCACGCCCCTCAAACTGCTCCGGCATATCCCGTCGACATCTTCGTCCCTCTCCAAAATGGTAACATTCTTCCCCGCTCGTTCAGCAACCCCAGCCAGCTCATCAATCACACGCTCAATTTCTCCCCCCGTGTGGCCGTTATTAACAAAAATAACATTCGGCCTCCCCGTCGAGGCCTCGAGAGCATTCTGGAAAGATCGGATCGGGCGCGCAGGGGAGATGCCAAAGACTGCGCTGGGGACGAATAAATTCCGTGCGAACGAGAGGAAGGACACCAAAATGATGGGGAGAACAAACGCCTGGACGACGGTAGCCAACGGgtggcggccgaggaggatgagccaGTTTTTGCGGGTGAGGGTCCAGGTTTGGCGGAGGAGCGCCattgcggcggcggcgatggacACGCCCTCTAAAAAGAGAGGAACTTGTGTTCAACGGTCGGCCGGTTCGGTCGGTGATTGTCGTGAACCGTTTACTACCACTGTCGAGCTGTCTCGGCTTGCGCCGCGCGCTACAGCATGCACACGTCCCGGGAGTCTGGTCGCGCGTTAAACTCAATTGAAGAATTGCGTGCGCGGGGAAAAGTGAAACGTTGACTTGACAATCCCGCCGGTTTTGTCTATCAAAACTGTCACCTgaagaaaataaataaaagaacGTCGATCTCGATCAAATTAATAGAACGAAAGAGATAAAAattccaacaacaagccTCGGCGCATCGCCCACCCTTTAACAAAGAAGGGGGGCCGTCATCTCGAATATGTACGAGCGGAATACGCAAGCAAACACCTTTGAATCCGAACCCGACTGACGTCCCATTCCCACCCCTGAAAGCTGGAAGCCTTGTGAACCAATTGGGGCTTAGACTCCTTGGCTGGCACCTTGCGAGCCACGCTAAACAGCCTTGGCTGAACCCCACGTTTTTTAGTTCTCTCTCCCGATCGGGATTTGGAAAGATCTCTCGGTGACATTGATTTAACCATAAAACGGCTTTGTTTGCGTCATCAATAGATTAGACAGTAGAATGCCAGCAGGAAACACTTCATAAGCTGAAATGCCCTCGACAGCTTCGAAACAGCTTGCTGGAAATGAGTGTTCCTGAAGGGTTATCTCAACCAAGAACTTTCATCGTTACACGATCTCTGTGCGCGCCAAGCCACACACCCCGATCGCATCTCCCTTTTTTGTCATCTCCAAGACCCAAGACTTCGACAAGCCCttggccaacaacaacaaacaccgACAATTCCTCCACGATCGCCGAGTCTCTGATTCCACATGCacagcccatcatcatcttgaaTGGCAAAACTTCAGTCGTCATCTTCACACCACATAATGTTTATATGATCATCAGGTAATCAAAACAGTCCTTTTGCAGTGCCTCAGCTCAACATTGTGTTGTCCTGTTCACTACATACCTAGTAcacttcttcttttttttcaccGAGAAATATCTAGAAAATGGTGGCTACACAGCTCCGCCAGGCCTTTTTACTTATCTCTGTTGTTTTTTGGTAGTATACGTTTATTTGTGGGCTGTAGTTATATTAGCATTGGGTACGTACGCGTCAGTAACTCTTGATTGGATAGACTTACGGATGCCCTCCTCGGGCATGGGCTCGACATTTGCGAGCTCAGCCGCAAAAGGCTGCTTGGGACCGTTCTTCTCCTCAcgcaagaaggggaaggccaACACCTCGCGAATAGAGTAGTTGTTGGTCAAGAACATGGCAAGACGGTCGATACCGAGACCCCAGCCACCAGTTGGGGGAAGACCATACTCAAGGGCGTTCAAGAAGGACTCATCAACAAGTTGACTGCAGGAAAGTTAGCCTTGTATCGAATCGTTCATCACATTGGCGGAAAACCTACGCCTCGTCATCACCCTGGTCCTTCTGGCGAGCTTGCTCCTCGAAGCGAAGTCTTTGGTCGAAGGGGTTGTTCAACTCGGTGTAGGCGTTGgcaatctccttcttgcACACGAAAGCCTCAAAACGCTCGCAGAGACCCTTCTTGGAACGATGGTACTTGGCAAGAGGGCTCATCATCTGGGGGTGCTCCAAGATGAAGGTGGGGTTGACGCAGGTCTCCTCAATGAACTCGCCCGTGAGCTTGTCAATCATGCGAGCGTTGGTGAGAGGTGGTGGGCACTCAACACCCATCTTCTTGCACACTCGCTGGAGGAACGCGTTCGTCTCGTCGGTGTGGAGCTCCTCGCTGGGAGGGAACTTCTCGCCGGTGGCTTCCTCGAGGGCCGGAATCATCTCGACCCTGCGCCATGGGGCCTCCCAGTTGACCGTGTACTCCTCGCCGTGCTGGTTGGTGAACTTGGTGACGTAACCGCCGGTAAGGTGCTTGACGAGAGAGGAAACAAGCTCCTCGGTGATGTTCATGAGGTCGTACATATCGGCGTACGCCCAGTAGAACTCAATCGAGGTGAACTCGGGGTTGTGTGTGAGATCGACGCCCTCGTTGCGGAAGTTCTTCCCCATCTCGAAGACCTTGCCAAACTGACCGACAATCATCTTCTTGAGGAACAGCTCAGGGGCGACTCTCATGTACATGTCGATATCGAGATCGTTGTGATGAGTGATGAATGGCAGAGCGGTAGCACCGCCAGCAATGGCGTGCATCATGGGCGTCTCAACCTCGATGAAGCGACGCTCATGGAAGACTTGACCACTTGTCAGTTCTGCTCTTCTCCGGATTGACTCAAACAAACTTACAGTCACGGATATACCTGACCATCCGGCTGCGCTGCCAGAGGGTCTCACGGCTCCTGTCGTTCCACAGCATATCGAGATATCTCATACGCGCGCGCTGCTCAGCGTCGGCGAAGGGGAAGCGCACGCTGGGAAGCATGTGCAAGCAAGGGCTGAGAAGCTTGATCTCGGTCGCAAAGATGGACAGCTCgccctccttgccctcggcGAGCCTGTTCTTGGGGTTGGTACGGCCAGCATAACCAATGATACCAATCACATCACCACGGCGGATGTTCTCGTGTTGCTGCTCAAACGAAGGGGCTCCTTCGGCGACGAGCTGGGCCTGGCACACAATTTGGATCTGGGTGCCGATGCTCTTGGTATCGGCAGAGGTGCGAACATCTAGGAGCTAAATGAGCAAGGCGTCCCCAGCCGGTGAAACATGTGGGAGCGGAAGTTACCGTAGAAGATGAGCTTGGAACCGCTAGCACGCTTGTTGTAGATGCGAGCAGCGATGCGAATCTCGGTGTTCTTGTCGTCCTCGCCAGACTTGAGGTGCTTGAACTCGTCGTGGAACTTGTAGTCGTCATAAGTGACCTGGAACTTGTGGGGGTAAGGGTTCGTCTCGGGGTTCTTGAGGACTGCACACAGTGACGCATTGGGTCAGCACCGAGTCCATAGCTTCTACAGCCACCACATAAACACATCACATACGCTCATTGACGTGGCGCGTCCGGATCTCATAGTACTGGTTGGGATTGAGGTCGGCCTCCTCCTGACCGGCGGCGTTCTTGGGCTTGCCGGACGACGCCTTggggggagcagcagcagcctttttggccttctcggcctccttctgGCGCTGCTTCTGACGCTTCTTGAGCTCCGTCTTGGAGACCTTCTCGCCCGTCACTTCGTCGAGATGGAGGTTGGCAACCTCCTCGGTGGGGGGCGCAGGGGCAGGAGCTGAgtcggccattttgaaaGTGGTGCTGTCTCGTACCAGGGACCACTAGATTCAACAacgttgaagaaggggggaggttttCTGGTTCGGGGGTTCAAGTTGCCCGCTGTCGGCCCAGATGCTGGAAATTATCCACAGCGGGGTAATTTTTTTGAAAGCTTTTGGCGGGGTGACTCAATCGCAACCGTCAGGGTTGTTATGAGTCGAAGTGACTCAGGGGTGACCCTAACCCTGCCCCTTTGTGGGTTTCACTCTTCTCACCCTTCGTGAGGTACTTGTACTGTGCACGCTCAAGCATGGGAACAACTGTTGGTTTCTGGCTCCAAATAAGtgccaagaagagaaatTCTATACGGGTATTAATATGACTAAAGCTAAGAAACAGTATCTATAAGACCTTGTGCTGAGGACTGTCCTTGTTTTCCCTTCCAGTGCAATGCGCCCCCCTTCCCGATGATGGTACAAATAAAGATGTCGCCCGCTGTGCTCTGACTCGAATAATACGAAGCAATGATAGACTGACACAATGCAAAAATCCTTCAACCGGCTACTAAGGGTCAGCGTCAGCGTCCATATCGGCATCGGtatcggcatcggcatcggcatcggcatcgacatCGGCGTCGGCATCCACGTCCCCATCCACGTCAGCATCCGCGTccgcatcaacatcaccgtCTTCCTCAGCTGTGTTAGTTTCTGAGATTTCCGGCACGTCCTGCCCGCCCATTTCCTCGTCCGAATCTTGCCCGGCACCAACACTGGCCGGCGCCgtgatgatgctgggtgTACCGACGGCAGTCGAGGGCGAACCGGCTTTAGTGGTAGATGCCGTCGATGGTGCATAATTCGCAGCGTTATTGCTTGCTGCCGGAGAAGGGTGAAGAGACGCCCGGGCGTCGGTATTCGGCACCGAATGTTGTGATTGGTGCCTCTGAGGCTGCAACTGTCGCATGCCCTGCCCAGAGCCAGTAGTTGTTGGCGACACTCCGGCACTCGCAGCTTCCAAGGTGCGCTGCGCTGAGAGACCGGCCGCCCCGGACCTAGACGACACGATCACATCCTTCCAGCGATTAATCGCCCTTGCCACAATCGTGTCGAGATCCGCATGCCTATCGGCCATGTTGAAGCctacgccgccgccatccttCGCTGCGCTGAAACCGAGCTCCAGCATGTGGTTGACCAGCTTCTCATCCATGTACACTGTTGTCGGCTGCACAATCTTGAACTCTTTAGGTTGCTGTAGCCGGCTCAAGTGTTGGATCTGAGACTTGAGATGATTGTTTTCTTGCCTAAGAAGGCTTTGGGTCTGCTTGAGTTTGGCCCCCTCGTCTTGCTTCCGCCCCAAGCCTCTTGCCAGCTCGAGAGTCCACAGCTTGGCACGCTCAGGCTCTGGAAGTGAACACCAAACTGAATACGTCGCTGTTATGTGATCGGATATTTGCTGTTCCATCTTGTCGGCTGCCTTTTCAGCCTTGCGCACTGCTTCTCGAGCATCTGGCTTGACTGGCACTAGGGAAGGAGGATATGTTAGATCTTCGTTCACCGCCGTTGTCGCTGCGGTGCAAGCCAGCTTCCATCTCCTGAACTCTTCTCCAAAATAATTTCGCAAGGCTTGCAGCTGAACTGGGCCGGGTGGTGTTATCGACCACGAAGTGGACGTCGAGTGCTGGGTAGAAGCAAATAGCGTGGGTGGTTTCTCGAGACATTGCAACGTCAGTGCCGGAAAGTCCAATGCAAGAGGATCAAAGTCAAAAGGCATCGAGTGCATGTCGATTTGTTGTCTGTCAAAGAGCGTCAGTATACAAGTCTGTTTGGCACAATGAGAAAGCCTGGCTTACTTTGCAGCCCTCCAAGAACCCATGATTTCCCGCAATGCGAGTTCAGCGGCTCTTTTCGTATCCTCGGCATCTTGCAATACATGTCTGGCGTCCAGTTGTTGCTTCATACGCTGGCGACTGGCTGATCGCTGATGTTGCCTGAACCCACCCTCGTATGCCGTGGCATCCCGCCCACCAAGGTCGTTGATGACACCCGTGGCTTCCCATGGTGTATTGAACGGATATTTCCTATCAGCAGTCCCTTTGCCTTTGGTTTGTGATACTGGTGTGATGGATGCAGAGTCAGCCTCTACCGAAACAGACCCCTGACTCCTTCTCGACGCAGCCGTTGGCGTTCCGACTGACACTGACGTGTCTCGTCTTCTAACCCCAGGAGCACCGGGGGTTCCGGTCGAAGCTTTGGGACGACGGCGGGTGATATTCGATCGATTCCGTCTGATTTCTTCCACATCGTGAATCCCATCGGGGGCCTTGGGGTTGTTCTCCTTAATGAATACATCTAGATGGCGACCGAGCGAAGACGATGTGAAGGCTTGGTGGCAATAGGTACAggtcttgtccttgaccgCCTTGGTTGTACCGGTCTCGGCCGACTGAGCCGGGGCTTCGTCGGACATGGCGGGCTTTTTGCTGACCTCGGGCAGTTGTCGGTGAGCCGCAGGGACGGGTGGCTGCTCGTACTCGCTCGGCGGAACGGTCACAGACGGTGGGGAGCAACGGGAGCTCTAGAGCAACCTGGAGAAGGGCGGGCCGTGGCGATCCAAGGGGGGGGGCCCAGGGGGTAAAGACCCGGAAGCTTCTTTAGTTGGTCAACGTCTGTTGCTCCTTCGGCCGGACTGGTGCAGACACAAGACCATTGACGGGTGACGGGTGACGGGTGACGGGTGACGGGTGTTGGGCGACGGGCGTTTGAAGACGGGGTCGGTGTTTTATAACAGTAAACAAAAGAGatcagaaaagaagaagcagcggGAAGGATCGCAAACGAGGCTTGGGATGTTCGGGGTTTAAAAATGACAGATGGGGAATATTCCGCCTCTTTTTGAGTGGTGAATGGATCGCCTCGTCTCGCCAGCGAGGAGGCCCAGACACATTTCTTTTTTGGATCCCCTTTCCCGGGTTATTGTACAGTACAGGTAACGCGGCAGGGGTTGGGACATCGACACCTCAGCAGGAGCCAGAGACAGTCGGTATTGGCTTGCAGACAGGGAGATGCAGGTTCCATCCAAGACctgaaggcggcggcgggcggaAAAGATGGGTGCGATGTGAAATTTAAAGTTGCATGTGCATGTCGTATCTGCACCCAACTGACATTATCCAGAGGcaggaacagcagcagccttcctTCTCCCGATCAGCCAGTTCCAGTCGAGGTTTGATCCATCAAGGtcaattctttttttctcaGGTTGTGCCGGAGGTCGGTGACATCTGGCAGTTCACCCAAGGTCATTTCCCTCTCGGGACAAGCGCAACAACCGGCAAACGTTGCTGTTTGTTCCGCCGCTTGCTTGGCGCTGATCATCGGCTGGGACTACAGGGGTGCCTAGCCGGGACCGGGGTCGTGCCTGTAGGTTGCGCTGTCACGCCTGGGGCAAGCTTCTGGAATTCCCCTGAGATCAATCAATCAACAGGAAGCTTTCCAGTGACACTTTTACAACAccactacctacctacctgatGGATGTCCTGGAACTGTACCCGACTGGCTAGTATCATGACCGATGACTATCTTGGTTCCCAATTGGCATTGACTACTGCTGCACAAAGCTGGAGGCACTCCTCGCCTCATTTTCCATCACGAATTTGGAGATGCTTGTCCGTCCTTCCAACTCTTAATTTGAGCGTTGCAGCGACTCCACATGACAGCATGGCACATGGCTCCAGTGGCCATCTCGACTCGAAGCCGTCCGAATGTTCGTGTTGGTCCCATGTTCTCCGAGGAACCTACGTGCGAAGGGGAGGCTATTATGAAGTTCATCAGGTTTGTCTTCATTTCCGTGGCCACAACCCCAAACAGGCGGTATTGAATAGATGATCTTGGCTTGCCTGTCATTGCTTCTTCAGCTGGAGACCAAGCTCTCCATAAAGCGATTGGTCAATGCGTTCTTAACATCGCCAGATCACCTGACCTCCTGCCATTTTGCCGTTGGCAAGCCAGCCC from Podospora bellae-mahoneyi strain CBS 112042 chromosome 4, whole genome shotgun sequence harbors:
- the KRS1 gene encoding lysyl-tRNA synthetase (COG:J; EggNog:ENOG503NX3M): MADSAPAPAPPTEEVANLHLDEVTGEKVSKTELKKRQKQRQKEAEKAKKAAAAPPKASSGKPKNAAGQEEADLNPNQYYEIRTRHVNELLKNPETNPYPHKFQVTYDDYKFHDEFKHLKSGEDDKNTEIRIAARIYNKRASGSKLIFYDVRTSADTKSIGTQIQIVCQAQLVAEGAPSFEQQHENIRRGDVIGIIGYAGRTNPKNRLAEGKEGELSIFATEIKLLSPCLHMLPSVRFPFADAEQRARMRYLDMLWNDRSRETLWQRSRMVRYIRDFFHERRFIEVETPMMHAIAGGATALPFITHHNDLDIDMYMRVAPELFLKKMIVGQFGKVFEMGKNFRNEGVDLTHNPEFTSIEFYWAYADMYDLMNITEELVSSLVKHLTGGYVTKFTNQHGEEYTVNWEAPWRRVEMIPALEEATGEKFPPSEELHTDETNAFLQRVCKKMGVECPPPLTNARMIDKLTGEFIEETCVNPTFILEHPQMMSPLAKYHRSKKGLCERFEAFVCKKEIANAYTELNNPFDQRLRFEEQARQKDQGDDEAQLVDESFLNALEYGLPPTGGWGLGIDRLAMFLTNNYSIREVLAFPFLREEKNGPKQPFAAELANVEPMPEEGIPHK
- a CDS encoding hypothetical protein (COG:Q; EggNog:ENOG503NZZS), whose protein sequence is MALLRQTWTLTRKNWLILLGRHPLATVVQAFVLPIILVSFLSFARNLFVPSAVFGISPARPIRSFQNALEASTGRPNVIFVNNGHTGGEIERVIDELAGVAERAGKNVTILERDEDVDGICRSSLRGVTECFAAVSFKGSPEEGDGNGLWNYTISLDSALGQFRINAESDRNDGQIYMLPLQRAVDEVISRGDSGRGNELPEDVEEYQFTSQTTEERAERIRVFYQSAIINFLGVTFIAALIGVVYQMTGFIATERETGMSTLVEAMMATPRRWQAQAARIFSYHVAFSLLYLPGWVISCIILGRGVFSNTSILVVLFFFILSGLALASFSVLGASFFKKSQLSGVSVTIMAILLAVIAQVITRPGTGPVVALSLLFAPCNFTYFITLMARFQEKQISTDLLKTAPDSPWNVPGIVLFIFLAVQIIVYPFLGAMVERWLHGTSSSGRNIVIGDKNRGDLGPDCAVQLEEFTKVYNPGPLRRLFSFISKPKPPVVAVNKLSLSVSRGQIVALLGANGSGKSTTLDTIAGINKATSGKIIIDGTGGLGIAPQKNVLWDELTVEEHIRIFNRLKSPKNHASKEEIRQLVIGVDLEQKIKAQSKTLSGGQKRKLQLGMMLTGGSAVCCVDEVSSGLDPLSRRKIWDILLAERGRRTMILTTHFLDEADLLADYIAVMSKGNLRASGTSVELKDRKGGGYRIHINNNKLIPLLPEVEGVTKKATQEEAAYVAATSALAAKTIKELEAAGITDYRFSGPTIEDVFLQLAEEVQAEGGGVPIENRGVLSSTEDEKSETVPVGDVKTPVKGNGLELMDGKPIGFLKQTWVLFLKRCTVFKGNWFPSIAAFIIPVAAAGLVMLFVKGQEPAGCSADELSSRQEAVNIFGSDFDFWMVAGPSDKFSQSTLINLLAPIFMASQGLEGNGSTGSSDGIIVKRQNNPMDLFNNITLVDTLDEFNNAVLQFRKNITPTAIWLGDDNTPPTLAYKGNGPEVINAWFGQWIMNMLLTNSSIASSYTVFDRPFTPSTGNSLQVLVYVGLALCAYPGFFALYPNLERRRNVRGLQYSNGVRPLPLWLAYTGFDFIIVIAGTVLSIILWAALANSLWYHLGYVFLIFILYGLASTLLAYNISLFSASQLSAYAFTAAGQLVMFIVYLFGYMSVITYAPVQQVDKLLIIVHFALAVLAPIISLTRALFLAMNLFSTACDGDALASYPGGILQYGGPILYLVIQIIVLFLILVWADGGSAGFSLRKLLFRSKPKAANPDEAAAMSDEEVANELVRVKSSATGGNTKITDGLRVINLTKSFGSNTAVDNVTFGVPHGEVFALLGPNGAGKSTTISVIRGDIKPSGGASGGDVFVEDASVTQQLSAARRHLGVCPQFDAIDQMTVAEHLRFYARVRGISDIHAQVSAVIDAVGLQLFRDRQAHALSGGNKRKLSLGIALMGNPSVILLDEPSSGLDAAAKRIMWRTLAATVPGRSILLTTHSMEEADALAGRAGILAKRMLAMGSIEHLRNKFGDLIHVHLVCKGAPHTPESQILKIRQWVVEQFGEGAEVEEKTYHGQMRFKVPASAVVSGEKDPRTGGDLSQNSAVGRLVVLLEENRDLLGVEHYSVSPTTLDQVFLTVVGRHNVREEGYENKKVKKWWQGGKWRWPKIWCS
- a CDS encoding hypothetical protein (EggNog:ENOG503P05Z); the protein is MSDEAPAQSAETGTTKAVKDKTCTYCHQAFTSSSLGRHLDVFIKENNPKAPDGIHDVEEIRRNRSNITRRRPKASTGTPGAPGVRRRDTSVSVGTPTAASRRSQGSVSVEADSASITPVSQTKGKGTADRKYPFNTPWEATGVINDLGGRDATAYEGGFRQHQRSASRQRMKQQLDARHVLQDAEDTKRAAELALREIMGSWRAAKQQIDMHSMPFDFDPLALDFPALTLQCLEKPPTLFASTQHSTSTSWSITPPGPVQLQALRNYFGEEFRRWKLACTAATTAVNEDLTYPPSLVPVKPDAREAVRKAEKAADKMEQQISDHITATYSVWCSLPEPERAKLWTLELARGLGRKQDEGAKLKQTQSLLRQENNHLKSQIQHLSRLQQPKEFKIVQPTTVYMDEKLVNHMLELGFSAAKDGGGVGFNMADRHADLDTIVARAINRWKDVIVSSRSGAAGLSAQRTLEAASAGVSPTTTGSGQGMRQLQPQRHQSQHSVPNTDARASLHPSPAASNNAANYAPSTASTTKAGSPSTAVGTPSIITAPASVGAGQDSDEEMGGQDVPEISETNTAEEDGDVDADADADVDGDVDADADVDADADADADTDADMDADADP